In the bacterium SCSIO 12741 genome, GATTCCCTAATCGATGGTCATCCCGTTTACCACATGGTGGGAATTGGAAAAACCTTGAGTGTTTTTGAGTGGTTTTATAAAGTTCGGGATCGCTACGAGACTTATTTGGATACGAGCACCCTGGCACCGCGTAAGTTTGTTCGCCGGGTCAATGAAGGCGGCTACATCATCGATCGCGATTACCATTTTGTGCCCGAGGATAGCGTAGTCAATACCCAGCGCAAAGGAACCATCAAAACTCCGGCAGATGTTCAGGATATGCTGTCGTCGTTTTACTACCTGCGAGCACTCGATTTTACCCAAGCCAAAAAAGGTGATCTATACCGCATCAATGCCTTTATGGATTATGAGATGTGGCCCTTCTACGTTCGTTTTGAAGGGAAGGAAAATCTGGAAATTGGAATGGGGGAGTTTGAATGCTACAAGTTCTCACCGGTGGTTCAAAAGGGGCGAGTATTTCGTTCCGATGAAGATGTAGAAGTATGGGTGAGTGCGGATGAGAACAAAATTCCCATTCTTGTTAAGGCAAAAATATTTGTAGGTAGCGTCAAGCTGGAACTTACCGGACACCAAAATCTAAAAGCAAAATTGGCTCGTCCGATCCCCGAAGAGTCAGAAAGTCTTTGGGATTGGTTTTGAGTTGGACGAATCGGTGTTAGAGGGTAATTCTTTGACGGAGGTTAAAGTCATAACGAAATCCAATACCAGGTTTTCTACCACTCTTTTTTGCACCTGCCCATTGGAAATAAAATAATGCGTCGGATTGTAGCCATCCAGGTTCTCCACGTTGTATTGGCCGGTACTGGTGTAGTCTATCACTCCTCCATTGCCGTAAAGTTCAGCATAGCTGGTGTCTCCCTGACTTGGAATGTCATAAAACAAAGAGGAACTTGAGGTTAAGTAACCTTGATGCTTGAAGGTGTGTAGCGATTCCTTTTTCTTATCATCGGTAAAGATTACGTTGTAGCCACCGTCCTTTCTCTGAGTATCTGTCGATTTTTTGAATTTACCGTTGACCAATACCGTTACGTTGCAGTGATTCAAGGTGTCTCTTAGGTAAAAAGCTTGACTGATGTATTTAACGGTGTATTCCGAAAAGATAACGTCAAAGGTGACAAGGCTTTCGGAATAGAAGTAGGTGCTGTCTTCAGAAATGTAACGCTCAATGAAAAAATTACCAATGTCTTTACCCGCTCCCGAAATGTTGAACTCCATTCGTTGAGCTTGCAATTCTGTGGCTATGCAAAAGCTTAGTATGGTTAGTAACAGCTTCATTATTAAATGCTTCGTTCTGAGCTTGTCAAATTTACCGATTTTGATCAAACGATTTCGAGTCACCTATCGGCTTAGCAAGCGTTCCGTACTGCTAAATAAACCTAAAATGGGAAGAAATCGTATCCATCCAGGCCAATTCCTGAAAACTTCCGTTTCTTTGCACCGGTCAACGGTTCTATCCAGCTAAAAGCCAGGAAAATCGGGCTCAGGTATAAACAAAAACCTGTTTACAACAAGGGGTATTTAAGGAGAGAAAAGGCCAATTAATTCCCCAATTTTGAGAAATCCCACCATAAATTATTGAATTTGAGGTATTTTCAACTTTTACTGATTGCTTTTGCGTCTCTGCTGCTGGGTACGGCTTGTCAAGACGATGATCAAATTGCTGATAGCTCCCTTCCGCCTGTGGAAGAAGAAGCTCCTGTTGTTCATATTGAATACGGCATTGAAACGGATTCATTTAAAGTGGTTAGAGGTGTGATCAATAAGAATGAGATGCTTTCTCACATTCTTTTGCAACACCACATTCCATGGCCGGAAATTGACCGCCTGGTAAAACGGGCTAAGCCGGTTTATGATGTTCGTAAATTGGCCAGCGGAAAGTCCTACACCATTCTCTGTAGCCAGGATTCGATTGACAAAGCCCAGTACTTTATCTACGATGCGAATGCAATCGATTACGTTGTTTTTGACCTGAGAGACTCCATGCGGGTTTACAAGGGGCAGCGAGATGTACACTTGGTTAGAAAAGAAGTAGCTGGAACCATTCATTCCTCCCTGTACGAAACGCTAATGAAAGTGAAGGCGAGTCCGGCCTTAGCTATGGAGTTGAGCGAAATCTATGCCTGGAGTATTGACTTTTACCGCATTCAAAAAGGAGACCAGTTCAAGGTTATTTACTACGACAAATACGTGGAAGATACCCGTGTGGGAGTTGGACACATTGAAGCGGCCTTGTTTCAGCACCGCAAAGAACCGTTCTATGCATTTCCATTTGATCAGGATGGGCAGGTGGCCTTCTTTGATCAGGATGGAAAGAGCTTGAGAAAGGCCTTTTTGAAAGCACCCTTAAAGTTTGGACGAATTAGTTCTGGCTATTCCAATCGCCGCTATCACCCGGTACAAAAACGCTGGAAGGCCCACCGCGGTACTGACTATGCAGCGCCTACAGGAACGCCGATTTTAGCGGTAGGGGATGGCGTTGTGATCGAAGCCCGGTACAAAAAGTTTAATGGCAATTACGTCAAGATTAAGCACAATGGAACCTACACGACCCAATACCTGCACATGAGCAAGTTTGCCAAAGGGATGAAAAAGGGTAAATACGTTCGCCAGGGTGATGTAATTGGTTACGTGGGTAGCACTGGATTGGCCACTGGACCTCATGTGTGCTTCCGTTTTTGGAAAAATGGAAAACAGGTGGATCACCGTCGGGAAAAGTTACCCCCATCTTTGCCTATCAAAGAGGCCTACAAAGAGCAATTTGAAGCCCACAAGGATTCCATGAAAATTGAATTGGATAATATCCCCTTTGCTACCGATAAGGAGCCTGAGCTAGCGGGATTCTGATTTCGGGTCAATTTTCTTTTCCCTTTCCGAGTTCAAGTGATCGGTAAACAGTATGCCGTTGAGGTGATCGATTTCATGCTGGAAAATCACAGAGGTAAATCCATCGACCGATTCCATATGTTTCTTGCCACTTAAGTCTAAGTACTCAACCACAATTTCCTGGGCTCGAAACACCATTCCCGTTTGATTCGGAATGCTCAGGCAGCCTTCTTTACCCAGCTGGGTAGAATCAGAATATTCCAAAATTCTGGGATTCAGGTAGAAGCCAAAAGGGCTCCCTTCCTGATCAAAGCGCTGTACCAAGATCATTTGTCTGCTCAAACCGACCTGAGGGGCGGCGATGCCCACGCCCATGTTCTTGGGGTCTTTTACAGTAACCAAGAAACGTTTGTGAAAGTAATGGATTAGGTTGCTGTCCTTTTCCAGATTAACGGGCTTAGCTACTTTTCGAAGCAGGGCAGAATCTTTGGGATTTGTGGTTAACCAAAGCCGCATGGGTTCATTCGGATTGCCACTCTCAATGAGTTGGCGCTCCTTTTTCTTTAGCGGCGATTTCTTTTGGGCCAATAAGGATCCACTCCAAATCAGAAGGGTAATCGATAAGAGTACGGTAGTCCTGCTGGCCATAATCGAAATTAGCGAAGGGTAAATTCGGTTACGCCAATTTCATAGTCCTTGGCGTAGGCATGTACGATGTACTTACCAGGCTTAAGCTCTTTTTCGACATCTACTTCCCAGTAGAGGCATACATCCACTTCCTTATTTTCGTAGAGCACTTCCTTTTTAACACTGTACAATCCTCTAACTCCTTCAAATTCGAACATGTTGTCCCTGTCGTCGCTCAAGGTTAATACCTGGCCTCCGGGAGATACGATTCTGACGTATACCATCATCTTTCCGGGCTTTGTCAGTTCATTTTCGTTGAGGGTAAAACAGGTTTTAATCTTATCTGTTTTGCTGGCCTTGTCCGTGCGTTTATGAATGGTGTTACTTTTCACCCTTTGCGCATAAGATTCCATGAAAACCGTATTCAGCTGCTCTCCGATTTTCACTTTACTCTCCAGTCGTTTTTTCTCTTCGCTCAGATCTTTACTTCTCTGTCTTTCCTCACCCAGGTCCGTTTTAATTTGTTGGTTCTCAGCAATGAGCTCCTGGTTTGCCGTATTCAGTGAATCAATTGTATGGACAAATCCTTTCATCACCTTACGAAGGCTTTCGGTTTCCTTCTTGAGCTTGTAAATCGTCCAGTTTCCGTTCTTTACCTTTTGGATCAATTCCTCCACTTTGGCTTTTTCCATGTCCAATTCAGCTTTGATGCTGTCGTTGTCCACGGTTAAACTGTCGTATTGGGCGAGCATTCCATAGAGTTCTTCTTCTACCTGGTTCTTCTCCGTATTGAGCTCCGTATTCTGACCGCTTAATGCCGTATTCTGGTCTTTGGCTTCCATCAGAGCAAAGCCGAGGTAGAGGTTTCCAAAGAGCGAAAGGACGATCAATCCGATCAAGATTTTTTGGGTAGTGTTTGAAGATCCCGAAGGGGGCTGCATATTTTCAGAACCTGAATTTTCCATATTTTAGACTGCGTTTGTACAAAAGTATTGAACTAGCTCCTTAACCTTAAACATGCTGAAAGAAATTATTTCACTGTTCTTTCCACACCTCTGTGTAGGTTGTGAGGAACCTATCAACGACATCAAGCAACAAATATGCCTGAAATGCCGCTTTCAGATTCCTTTAACGGAGTTTGACCGGTTTTCGGATAATCCGGTAGAAAAATTATTGTGGGGAAAGGCTCCGGTGAAGGCGGCCACCAGTTATTTCTACTTTAAAAAGGATTCCTCTCTGCAAAAAGCAATTCACTCGCTCAAGTATGAAGGAAATCAACGTATGGGGCTTGAATTGGGGCAGTGGATGGGAGAGGGGCTTAAGGATAGCCCTCGGTTTCCCACGCCTGATTTTTTAATACCGGTGCCCTTGCATCGTAAAAAAGAAAAGACAAGAGGCTATAATCAGAGTGAGCTCCTGGCCCAGGGAATTAACCAGGTGACTCATGTACCCATTCATACAGGCAATTTGATTCGATCGGTTCATACCACCTCGCAAACCCAAAAAGGACATTACGAACGGTTTGAAAATATGAGCACCTCCTTTCAGGTAGAGCACCCTGACAAGCTACAGGGTAAGAAAGTTTGGTTGATTGATGATGTGATTACAACTGGATCAACGCTGGCCGAATGTGCCACTGCTCTGGGTTCTGTTCAAAACATCGAAATTTTTGCGGTAACCGTGGCTGTGGCGTCCTAATTGAGCTTGGCAATATCAAATAATGAGCTACTTTAGCCTTTTATTGAAACGCTCATGCTGAAGGATTTTGCCAAAACGAGCCCTGTAACCTTTTTCGCACTCCCGTTGCTTATCATCGGGTTGCTGGTGCTCAGCTATTTTTTCTACAGTACTCTTTTGACCAACCAAATTGAGGCAAGATCTACGTACTTAAAAGGGCAGCTACAAGTAACTATAGATGGGGCTCACCGTCAGGTAGATGAGTTCCGTTCCGAAATTCCCTTTCTGTCTGAATTGGATGATTTTGGAGTGGTGTTTACCGGGGAAGATGAGGCGTCCAGCAAACTTCGCTTCCGCTTAAAACGGCTGGTTAATCGCTACAACGACTTTATTGATACCCTCTACATCTACAATGATAGCTCCTATTATTACTTAGGGATTGATTCCAAAGGAACGGTAGCCGAAGGGTTTGGGAATTTGATTGACAATCAATTTCCGCTTCAGTTTACGCATAAAACCAAGGTAATTCACCTGGAAGGAAATCGCTCCTTAGCCATGATTCCGGTGTACAAGGAAGATGCGAAGGATCGAATCTACCTGGCCGTTGTTATTGATGTGTTTAACCTCATCAAGCTGCAAAGTGACAACCAGTACATTGGTGACCATGGTTTCAAAATCATCTTTTCAGAAAATATGGGATTCCGGGAAGCCTCTCGGGGTGAAAAGGAGTTGGGGGAATTTATTCTTCAACGCAATCAACAGACCAAAATCGTAAACTCACTCTTGGAACACAAGGGTGGTTCATTGCTCCACTCTTCGCTAAAACAACCGGATGTGATGTTAACGGTTTACGAACCGATTAAACTATTCTCAGACCGTTATGGATTGATCTTCTCGGTTTCCGATCAGGATTTCTTGAAACCGGTTAAGGCCAAGCTTCAGGTGATCTTCATTTCCTTCTTTGCGATAATCGTGACGGTAATCGTCGTATTTATCATCAATCTTCGGGATGTCTCCCGAAATGCTTCGGAAAGTAATTAACCCTCGTTTCGCTCGCCAAAGGCATTCCAGCCTTGTGCTTTGAGAGATACCAGCGTTCCAGCTTTGGTCACCAAATGGCAACCAGCGTTAGCATCTGTAATGTGTCCGATTACATGAAGCCCTTCAATGTCCTTGATCTTATCGTAATCATCAGGCTTAATGGTGAAAAGCAATTCATAGTCCTCTCCGCCATTCAAAGCCGCCATGGTTGGATCTAATCCCAATTCTTCAGCTGCCATAATCGTAGCCGGATCAATAGGAATTTTGTCTTCGTAGATTTGAACCCCTTTGCCGGATTGCGAAGTAATGTGAATGAGTTCACTCGCCAAACCGTCGGATACATCAATCATAGCAGTGGGCTGAATGTCCACATCGTCGAGCACCTTTACGGCTTGAATACGGGCCTCAGGTTTTAGTTGACGTTCCAAAACATAGTCCTTGCCCTCTAAGTCGGGTTGAACCAGGGAATTGTCGCTAAAAATCTGTTTTTCGCGTTCCAGCAATTGAAGGCCAACATAGGCGGCGCCTAAATCACCACTTACGCAAACCAGTTCATTTTCTTTAGCCCCATTGCGGTAGGTTACTTTCTCTTTTGAAACCGTTCCCATGGCAGTCACGCTTATGGTTAACCCGGAAAGAGAAGAAGTGGTGTCGCCACCAATCAAATCCACTTGGTATGCCTCACAGGCCTTGAGCATTCCACTATATAATTCCTCCAGAGCTTCAACAGAAAAACGGTTGCTCACCGCAATGGACACGGTAATTTGTTTTGGGGTTCCGTTCATGGCGTAGATGTCCGACAGATTCACGGCTACTGCTTTGTAGCCCAAGTGTTTTAACGGAACATACATTAAGTCAAAATGCACACCTTCGGTAAGCATGTCTGTACTCACCAAGGTCAATTCCTTACCTGTGTCAATCACAGCGGCATCATCACCTACGCCTTTAATGCTTTCCTTGTGGTGCAGTTTAATAGGCTTAGTCAAGTGTTGAATCAATCCGAATTCCCCGAATTCTTCCAACTCCGTGCGATTTTCCTGTGGATCCGTCATAGCGCCAAATTTTTTGCAAAACTAATGAGTTGTTTGATCCTGGCTTCCGAGAAGGGTTAAAAACTTGGAAAACGCGTGGTTACCAGCTGGTGAAAAATAAAAAAGGCTCGAAATTTTCGAGCCTTTTTCCTGACCTCAAGCCACGACTTAGTTTAAGGTTAACTAACAACAGTTTAGTTTAAGGGGGTTAACGCAATGCATCTTCTCTGGCCGCCAATGCGGTGTCTATCACCATTGTGGGTGCAGACGATTCCAGGTTGTATAGGTTTTTAAAGGATTCATTTCCAAGTATCATTTCCAGGGTAGGTAAAGAGTCGTTGACCAGTTGGTTTACGGCGTTTGCAAATTCCAGCACGCTCATGTTTCCGGCAATTACTTCTTCGGCCAAAGCATCTTTTTGATTTCGTATGTTGTCTCTTACACGATTAAACCCGTTCATTTTTTCTTCCGAGAAATCATCACCGAGCAATGACTTCATTTTGTTTTGACTAAAATCCTGGTCGTAGGCAGCCATCCTGGCCTCAACATTAATTGACTCCGCAGAACAATTGGCGACCCGGTCATTCCATGCCGATGCAGATTTGCCACCGTAGGTTCCATAAAGCAGGTGAGATAACCAATATCCCTTAGCTGCCGAAACGGTAAAAGGTGGAGTGGAATCGGTTGCAGATGCCATCAATGTGCGGTTCGCCACCTGATGACATACTCCGTAGTGTGCGTAGAAACTCGTGATTCCTCCATGTGCATCCACATTGGATGTAGAATCATTGGGAGTGGTTATACATATGGCCATAACCAGATTCCCCTCTGGTGAGCCTAATAGGCGGGAGGAAGGGTCGGCATCGCCGGTTTTGTGACAAACACCCCAGCAGTACCAATATTTTTTTCCGTTTGAAGTGTCCGGTGGGCAAACTGAATTGGGATTGTAATTCATGACCCAAGTGTGGTCCAGAAACTTGGCATTATCTAATGGTCGTGCGAAGGCATAAAGTGTATCGGGAGTCGTGGTTTCGATAGGATCTGCATTGGGAGGATTGTTAACAGCCTTTTCAGCGGAACGTTCACACGAGGTGAAAAAGCCTATCCCGGCAAGAAAAAATAGGGGTAGAATGAGCCTTTTCATAATAGCTTAGTAATAATGGTAAAGCTATATTCCGTTAAAAATCTCGGAAATGCCAGCGTATAAATACGTGTTTTATGGCCGGGAACTACCTTTGCACTCGTAATGGCCAACATTTTGGGCGCTCTTTTGTCTAAATCAGGGGAGAATTTATACCCAAAGCTAAGGAGATTTTCTACCTACTATTAGGTATAAAATTTCAAGAAAAGTTTTTATTTAGAACAATTCTAAATAAATTTGCAAATCAGAAAAGGCGTGGCCTTTTGAAAGGTTTGATATGATAAAAGTATCAGAAGAAGCAAAGAACGAAGTGCTCCGATTGATGGAGGCTGATAAGATACCTCAAGGGTCATTGATTCGGGTAGGTGTAGAAGGCGGAGGGTGCTCCGGCTTAACCTATAAAATGAATTTTGATACCGAAATGAAAGAAGACGACAAAATCTTTGAGGATAGAGGTATTAAAATCGCGGTGGACAAGAAAAGTTTTCTCTACCTGGCAGGAACAACCCTGGAGTATTCCAGTGGGCTTAACGGTAAAGGATTTTCTTTTAACAATCCAAACGCAAACCGTACCTGTGGGTGTGGTGAGAGTTTCGCGATTTAAAAAGTAAGAAGGGTAGGCACTTATGGGGCAAGATGAGATTCTAGAAGAACACATAAACTCAGATTACAAGTATGGTTTTGTAACCAACATTGAATCTGATAAAATTCCCAAAGGATTAAATGAAGATGTCATTCGACTCATTTCCGAGAAAAAGGAAGAGCCGGAATGGATGCTTGAATTTCGATTGAAGGCGTTTGAGCAGTTCAAAAAGATGACCGAACCGGAATGGGCTCATGTTCATTATCCAAAAATAGATTTCCAGGATATCCATTATTATTCGGCTCCAAAGCCAAAGAAGAAGTTGGATAGTTTGGATGAGGTGGATCCGGAATTGTTGGAGACCTTCAACAAACTGGGGATTTCTCTCGAAGAGCAAAAACGATTGACCGGTGTAGCCGTGGATGTTGTGATGGACTCGGTTTCGGTCAAAACGACTTTTAAAGAGAAGTTGGCCGAATTGGGTGTAATTTTCTGCTCTTTCTCAGAAGCCATTAAGGATCATCCTGATTTGATCAAAAAATACCTGGCTTCGGTAGTTCCAACGACCGACAATTTTTATGCAGCGCTCAACAGTGCCGTATTTTCCGATGGATCTTTCTGCTACATTCCCAAAGGCGTTCGCTGTCCTATGGAATTGTCTACCTACTTCCGAATTAATGAGGCGGGTACAGGGCAATTTGAACGGACTTTGATCGTGGCCGATGAAGGAAGTTATGTAAGCTATCTGGAAGGTTGTACCGCACCCATGCGGGATGAAAATCAATTGCACGCCGCCGTGGTAGAAATTGTGGCCCTGGATAATGCTGAGGTGAAATACTCGACGGTTCAAAACTGGTATCCAGGTGATAAAGAAGGAAAAGGTGGGATTTACAACTTCGTTACCAAGCGTGGCTTGTGTGCAGGTGTGCATTCCAAAATTTCCTGGACGCAGGTGGAAACAGGTTCTGCGGTTACCTGGAAATACCCGAGTTGTATTCTCAAAGGAGATTACTCGGTGGGTGAATTCTATAGTGTGGCTGTAACCAACAACTACCAGCAAGCGGATACCGGTACCAAGATGATTCATATTGGTAAACACACCAAGTCTACTATTATCTCTAAGGGTATTTCAGCCGGAAAAAGCAACAACTCCTACCGTGGACAGGTAAGAATAAATAAAAGTGCAACCCAAGCCCGAAACTTCTCTCAATGCGATTCGCTCTTGATTGGAAGTACTTGTGGAGCGCATACCTTCCCCTACATCGAGACCCACAACAGCTCGGCCAGGGTGGAGCACGAGGCAACCACTTCGAAGATTGGTGAAGACCAACTTTTCTATTGCCAGCAACGGGGGATAGAAATGGAAAAAGCCATCAGTCTAATCGTAAATGGTTACTGCAAAGAAGTACTAAATCAACTGCCTATGGAATTTGCTGTGGAAGCGCAGAAATTGCTGGACATTTCACTCGAAGGTTCTGTAGGGTAATACAATCAAAACCATGGAAGTAAAAGCAGGCACAAGAATAAACCACGATCGATACGGAGAAGGAATTGTAAGCCACAGTAGCTTGAGTTCATTTACCGTTATGTTTAAGCGTGGTGGCGAGTTGGAGTTTAGCCGACTTACAGAGGAATTCGAAATTTTGGATGAAGAAGCCTCCGAAAACAGTGCCCCAGTTCAATTGACCTTAAACGATATGACCGGCCTTTTGAAACAGGTTTTGGAAGAGCACAATGGCCTGCTCGAGCCTGTGGAAATGGGAGAAAAATGGGATGGTGGTACCTTGGTATTGCAACCCGGAGATTCCAGCCTAAAACCCAAAGAAATTCCAATCGACACCTTTTTTCATAAAATAGTGATGGTTCGCGATCGCTTGAGAGTGTTGGAGCAGCAAATCAATAGCAACTCCACTTTAGCTGATTCTGAAAAAGTACAGATGCAGCAATACATTACTCGTATTTATGGAAGCCTAACCACTTTTAATGTCCTATTCAGGGACAAAGACGATTTTTTTAAAGGAACGGGAAAGTAAGAATACAGCATGTTAAAGATTGAAGACTTACGAGCGGAAATTGATGGCAAGGAAATCCTGAAAGGATTGAACCTGGAGGTGAAGCCTGGAGAGGTTCATGCCATTATGGGGCCGAATGGATCAGGTAAAAGTACACTGGCATCGGTTCTTGCCGGAAGAGAAGAATATGAAGTTACAGGTGGCTCTATTTTGTTTGAAGGAAAAGACCTCCTGGACTTGGAACCTCATGAGCGGGCAGCTGAAGGGGTATTTCTTGCATTCCAATACCCGGTGGAAATTCCAGGAGTGAGTAACATCAACTTCTTGAAAACGGCCATCAATGAAATCAGAAATTACCACGGCCAGGAAAAAATGGCTGCGAAGGATTTTCTGAAATTGGTGAAGGAAAAGAAAGAACTGGTTGAGCTAAGTGGAAACCTGGCCAATCGCTCGGTAAACGAGGGATTCTCCGGTGGAGAAAAGAAAAGAAATGAAATCTTCCAAATGGCAATGCTTGATCCCAAGTTGGCCGTGTTGGATGAAACTGACTCTGGGCTTGATATCGACGCGCTGCGCATTGTGGCTAATGGAGTGAATAAAATTAAGGACGATTCCAAAGGCGTTGTGGTTATTACGCACTACCAGCGTTTGTTGGATTACATCGTACCTGATTATGTACACGTATTGTACAAAGGTCGGATCGTAAAATCGGGTACCAAAGAATTGGCTTTGGAATTGGAAGAAAAAGGGTACGATTGGTTAAAGTCGGAGGCAGTTGCCGGATAAGTTTATGGCAGAAACGGTTACACCAAAGAAAAAAGCAGCCTTTCACGAAGGAGGCGCTTTTCAGTTCGCCGAGACCGGGTCTGAATGGCACAATCAAGCCCAACAGGCTTTGGCTTCATTAAGTTTTCCGAGCTCCAGAGAGGAGTATTGGAAGTATTCTCGGGTTTCTAAAATCAAGCAACTTGAGCTGGAGCGTTCCGATCAGGAAAAAGCTACTCAGGAAGATGTTGCTTTTGACTTGGTTTTCAGAAATGGAAGCCTGGTACACAATGGACTCACCCTTTCTGAGCTCGAAGTAGAAGAGCATAATCAGATCTGGCAAAGCATCGGGCAATTGGAAGATCACTATTTCCTGGCTTTGAATGCTGTGGCTATGACTGCAGGAATTTCCATCAAAGTTCCCGCTGGATTGCAATTGGCTCATGCCATCAAAATCAAGGTGGAATCTTCGGGGCAGCAAAAAGTGGCTCAACCGCGTATTTCCATTTTATGGGAAAAGGGTTCGCACGCTGACTTTGTTTTTGAATACAGTCAGAATAACGGTGCATTGTGCTTGACAAACCTCGTTGTAGACGGAGAAATGAAGGCCAATGCAAGCGGTTCGGTAAATCAATTGCAACAGCCTGGTGAGCAGAATTACCTGATTACCCAAATTGATGCGACTCAAGAAAGAGATAGTCGGTTGGAGATGAATACTTTGTCCATTAACGGAACATTCATTCGAAACAACATCAATGTTCTTTCCGGTGGGGAAAATTGCGAAACCGTAATGAACGGTATTTACCTGCCAAAAGGTGAGGAACATATGGATAACCACACATTTGTGGATCATGCCTACCCACATTGCCGTTCGGAAGAGAATTATAAAGGCGTACTAAACGATCGCTCTTCCGGCGTATTCAATGGAAAAGTAATGGTGCGTCAGGATGCCCAGAAAATTGAGGCATTTCAGAGCAATCAAAATATTCTCTTGTCCGATGATGCTGGAGTGAATTCAAAACCCGAATTGGAAATTTATGCAGACGATGTACGCTGTAGTCATGGATCCACTACCGGGCAATTGGATGAAGAACCTTTATTCTACTTGCAGTCCAGAGGAATCCCTGCCGATAAAGCCAAGCAGCTTTTGGTAGAGGCCTTTGTATACGAGGTGATTGGCCGAATGAGCGTTGGAGATTTCAAAGCTCAGGTTCAGGAAGTATTGGAAAAAAGACAAGAAGAGGAACTAAACCGATGAACGAAACAATGGCCTTCCCCATAGAAAAAATCCGAGAGGATTTTCCTGCCCTTCATCAGCAGGTTAATGGCCATGACTTGATTTACCTGGATAATGCCGCTTCGGCGCAGAAACCCCAGGTAGTGATTGATACTCTAAAGCACTACTACGAGCAAGAACACGCCAATATTCACCGGGGTGTGCACCACTTGAGTGCAGCTGCTACGGATAAATATGAGCTTTCAAGAGAAGCCGTTAGACAACATTTGAATGCGGAGCATAGTCACGAGATTGTGTTTACCCGGGGAACTTCGGAAAGCATCAATTTGGTGGCCTACAGCTTTGGAAAAGCCTTTGTTCAAGAAGGCGATGAGATCATCGTTTCGGCTCTGGAACACCACTCTAATTTGGTGCCCTGGCAAATTCTCTGCGAAGATAAAGGAGCTACTCTCAAGGTGATTCCGATGACTTCTACCGGAGAGTGGGATATTGAAAAGGTGGAAGAACTGTTTAGTTCCAAAACCCGAT is a window encoding:
- a CDS encoding DUF3108 domain-containing protein is translated as MKKWISKSSWILLLVVLVSFDQERYFEKDKVVNDQPVPLATAFQKGESVTYLCHYGLIKAGEATLTVTNEDSLIDGHPVYHMVGIGKTLSVFEWFYKVRDRYETYLDTSTLAPRKFVRRVNEGGYIIDRDYHFVPEDSVVNTQRKGTIKTPADVQDMLSSFYYLRALDFTQAKKGDLYRINAFMDYEMWPFYVRFEGKENLEIGMGEFECYKFSPVVQKGRVFRSDEDVEVWVSADENKIPILVKAKIFVGSVKLELTGHQNLKAKLARPIPEESESLWDWF
- a CDS encoding peptidoglycan DD-metalloendopeptidase family protein, with amino-acid sequence MNLRYFQLLLIAFASLLLGTACQDDDQIADSSLPPVEEEAPVVHIEYGIETDSFKVVRGVINKNEMLSHILLQHHIPWPEIDRLVKRAKPVYDVRKLASGKSYTILCSQDSIDKAQYFIYDANAIDYVVFDLRDSMRVYKGQRDVHLVRKEVAGTIHSSLYETLMKVKASPALAMELSEIYAWSIDFYRIQKGDQFKVIYYDKYVEDTRVGVGHIEAALFQHRKEPFYAFPFDQDGQVAFFDQDGKSLRKAFLKAPLKFGRISSGYSNRRYHPVQKRWKAHRGTDYAAPTGTPILAVGDGVVIEARYKKFNGNYVKIKHNGTYTTQYLHMSKFAKGMKKGKYVRQGDVIGYVGSTGLATGPHVCFRFWKNGKQVDHRREKLPPSLPIKEAYKEQFEAHKDSMKIELDNIPFATDKEPELAGF
- the def gene encoding peptide deformylase — encoded protein: MASRTTVLLSITLLIWSGSLLAQKKSPLKKKERQLIESGNPNEPMRLWLTTNPKDSALLRKVAKPVNLEKDSNLIHYFHKRFLVTVKDPKNMGVGIAAPQVGLSRQMILVQRFDQEGSPFGFYLNPRILEYSDSTQLGKEGCLSIPNQTGMVFRAQEIVVEYLDLSGKKHMESVDGFTSVIFQHEIDHLNGILFTDHLNSEREKKIDPKSESR
- a CDS encoding ComF family protein — its product is MLKEIISLFFPHLCVGCEEPINDIKQQICLKCRFQIPLTEFDRFSDNPVEKLLWGKAPVKAATSYFYFKKDSSLQKAIHSLKYEGNQRMGLELGQWMGEGLKDSPRFPTPDFLIPVPLHRKKEKTRGYNQSELLAQGINQVTHVPIHTGNLIRSVHTTSQTQKGHYERFENMSTSFQVEHPDKLQGKKVWLIDDVITTGSTLAECATALGSVQNIEIFAVTVAVAS
- the thiL gene encoding thiamine-phosphate kinase, with amino-acid sequence MTDPQENRTELEEFGEFGLIQHLTKPIKLHHKESIKGVGDDAAVIDTGKELTLVSTDMLTEGVHFDLMYVPLKHLGYKAVAVNLSDIYAMNGTPKQITVSIAVSNRFSVEALEELYSGMLKACEAYQVDLIGGDTTSSLSGLTISVTAMGTVSKEKVTYRNGAKENELVCVSGDLGAAYVGLQLLEREKQIFSDNSLVQPDLEGKDYVLERQLKPEARIQAVKVLDDVDIQPTAMIDVSDGLASELIHITSQSGKGVQIYEDKIPIDPATIMAAEELGLDPTMAALNGGEDYELLFTIKPDDYDKIKDIEGLHVIGHITDANAGCHLVTKAGTLVSLKAQGWNAFGERNEG
- a CDS encoding iron-sulfur cluster assembly accessory protein, whose amino-acid sequence is MIKVSEEAKNEVLRLMEADKIPQGSLIRVGVEGGGCSGLTYKMNFDTEMKEDDKIFEDRGIKIAVDKKSFLYLAGTTLEYSSGLNGKGFSFNNPNANRTCGCGESFAI
- the sufB gene encoding Fe-S cluster assembly protein SufB gives rise to the protein MGQDEILEEHINSDYKYGFVTNIESDKIPKGLNEDVIRLISEKKEEPEWMLEFRLKAFEQFKKMTEPEWAHVHYPKIDFQDIHYYSAPKPKKKLDSLDEVDPELLETFNKLGISLEEQKRLTGVAVDVVMDSVSVKTTFKEKLAELGVIFCSFSEAIKDHPDLIKKYLASVVPTTDNFYAALNSAVFSDGSFCYIPKGVRCPMELSTYFRINEAGTGQFERTLIVADEGSYVSYLEGCTAPMRDENQLHAAVVEIVALDNAEVKYSTVQNWYPGDKEGKGGIYNFVTKRGLCAGVHSKISWTQVETGSAVTWKYPSCILKGDYSVGEFYSVAVTNNYQQADTGTKMIHIGKHTKSTIISKGISAGKSNNSYRGQVRINKSATQARNFSQCDSLLIGSTCGAHTFPYIETHNSSARVEHEATTSKIGEDQLFYCQQRGIEMEKAISLIVNGYCKEVLNQLPMEFAVEAQKLLDISLEGSVG